One Syntrophales bacterium DNA segment encodes these proteins:
- the rplE gene encoding 50S ribosomal protein L5 — protein sequence MARLKDFYMNKVVKELTAANSYKNAMEVPKIVKIVVNMGLGEAIQNVKILDSAVAEMAAITGQKPIITKARKSIATFKLRQGMPIGCCVTLRRERMYEFFDRLVNVALPRVRDFRGIPTKSFDGRGNFALGLKEQIIFPEIDYDKIDKIRGMNIAIVTTAKTDDEARQLLKMMGMPFKN from the coding sequence ATGGCAAGACTCAAAGATTTTTACATGAATAAGGTAGTAAAGGAGCTGACGGCGGCTAATTCTTACAAAAACGCCATGGAGGTTCCGAAGATCGTTAAGATAGTCGTAAACATGGGGCTGGGCGAGGCAATCCAAAATGTCAAGATACTTGACAGCGCGGTTGCCGAAATGGCGGCGATTACCGGCCAGAAGCCGATCATAACCAAGGCGCGGAAATCCATTGCAACCTTTAAGCTCCGCCAGGGAATGCCGATTGGCTGCTGTGTAACCCTACGCAGGGAGCGGATGTATGAGTTCTTTGACAGGCTGGTCAATGTAGCCCTCCCCCGCGTCCGCGACTTTCGCGGAATTCCGACGAAATCTTTTGACGGCCGGGGAAATTTTGCCCTGGGTTTGAAGGAACAGATAATCTTTCCCGAGATTGACTATGACAAGATTGACAAGATCCGAGGAATGAACATTGCGATAGTAACCACGGCAAAGACGGATGATGAGGCAAGACAGCTTCTGAAGATGATGGGAATGCCGTTTAAAAATTAA
- the rpsE gene encoding 30S ribosomal protein S5 — protein MEDLELLDRVITINRTAKVVKGGRRFRFSAVVVVGDGKGSIGAGLGKAHEVPEAIRKGMEQAKKSMVKVAVENKTIPYSVVGHYGAGKVLLRPASEGTGLIAGGAVRAVLEVAGVHNILTKCLGSHNPHNLVKATIQGLEQLRAPMEILAARGK, from the coding sequence ATGGAAGATTTGGAACTGCTCGACAGGGTAATTACCATCAACAGAACAGCAAAGGTTGTCAAAGGCGGGAGGCGTTTTCGCTTCAGCGCGGTTGTAGTCGTCGGCGATGGCAAGGGTTCAATTGGGGCTGGTCTGGGAAAGGCTCATGAGGTGCCGGAGGCAATCAGAAAGGGGATGGAGCAGGCCAAAAAGTCAATGGTGAAGGTTGCCGTTGAAAATAAGACAATTCCCTATAGCGTGGTCGGTCATTACGGCGCTGGCAAGGTTCTTCTTCGTCCCGCATCGGAAGGTACCGGATTGATAGCCGGTGGAGCTGTGCGCGCGGTGTTGGAGGTTGCGGGCGTTCATAATATACTTACCAAGTGCCTCGGGTCTCATAACCCCCACAACCTTGTCAAGGCAACCATCCAGGGGCTTGAGCAGTTGCGGGCGCCCATGGAAATACTCGCGGCAAGAGGCAAATAG
- the rpsM gene encoding 30S ribosomal protein S13 — protein sequence MARIAGVDLPKNKRMEIALTYIYGIGRAKSLYILNNAGVNPDTKTDMLADSELTAIRGIIDKDLKVEGDLRRDVSMSIKRLMDIGTYRGLRHRKGLPVRGQKSRTNARTRKGPRRSIAAKKK from the coding sequence GTGGCAAGAATCGCGGGCGTAGATTTACCTAAGAACAAGAGGATGGAGATTGCACTTACCTATATCTATGGCATAGGAAGGGCAAAATCCCTGTATATTCTTAATAATGCCGGTGTAAATCCCGACACGAAAACCGATATGCTGGCGGATTCGGAGTTAACTGCCATCCGCGGCATTATCGACAAGGATTTAAAGGTAGAAGGAGACTTGAGAAGAGACGTCTCAATGTCGATCAAGAGACTTATGGATATAGGAACATACCGGGGTTTGCGCCATCGCAAGGGGCTTCCGGTGAGGGGGCAGAAAAGCCGTACGAATGCCCGGACCAGAAAAGGGCCGAGAAGGTCGATCGCAGCAAAAAAGAAATAG
- the rplF gene encoding 50S ribosomal protein L6: MSRIGKMAVQIPQGVKISRENELLAVEGPKGKLTYQVPGLIDVVLNEQTIEVKRRSDLRQDRSLHGLVRTLIANMVSGVSVGFQKGLEISGVGYRAEVTGKVLKLIVGYSAPVEYHIPEGIDIKVEKLVAIMVSGIDKQQVGRVASEIRGIKKPEPYKGKGIKYAGEEIKRKVGKSAAK, encoded by the coding sequence ATGTCAAGAATCGGAAAAATGGCAGTTCAGATTCCCCAGGGCGTGAAGATAAGCCGCGAGAATGAACTGCTCGCAGTCGAGGGGCCAAAAGGGAAACTGACGTATCAAGTGCCTGGTCTGATTGATGTAGTGCTGAATGAGCAAACGATAGAAGTAAAAAGAAGATCTGACCTGAGACAGGATCGGTCCCTGCATGGTCTGGTAAGAACCCTGATTGCCAACATGGTAAGCGGGGTGAGCGTTGGCTTTCAAAAAGGGCTGGAGATTTCCGGCGTCGGTTATCGCGCTGAGGTGACTGGCAAGGTCCTGAAATTGATTGTCGGCTATTCGGCCCCGGTCGAATATCATATTCCGGAAGGGATTGATATCAAGGTGGAGAAGCTGGTCGCCATTATGGTTTCCGGAATTGACAAGCAGCAGGTTGGGCGGGTTGCTTCGGAAATCAGGGGCATTAAAAAACCTGAGCCATATAAGGGCAAGGGGATAAAGTACGCAGGCGAAGAGATCAAGCGCAAGGTCGGCAAGTCTGCGGCCAAGTAA
- the rpsD gene encoding 30S ribosomal protein S4 produces the protein MARYRDSVCRLCRREGLKLFLKGDRCYTEKCSFERRGFAPGEHGQLRKKSSDYGVQLREKQKLKRMFGLLEKQFRGYFEKAEQRKGVAGTNLLLFLERRLDNMVFRMGFANSRTEARQLIRHKHFLVGGKPVNIPSYLLDAGDAVEVCEKSRKVEKIIEAMETVSRRGVPQWLDVDKKNFRASVKMLPTREELTMPVNEQLVVELYSK, from the coding sequence TTGGCAAGGTATAGAGATTCAGTTTGCAGGTTGTGCCGCAGGGAAGGCTTGAAGCTTTTTTTGAAAGGCGACCGGTGTTACACCGAAAAGTGCTCATTTGAAAGAAGGGGATTTGCGCCTGGAGAGCACGGCCAGTTACGAAAGAAATCTTCCGATTACGGCGTGCAGCTCAGGGAAAAGCAGAAGCTGAAGCGGATGTTCGGTTTGCTGGAAAAGCAGTTCAGAGGCTATTTCGAGAAGGCCGAGCAGCGCAAGGGTGTCGCTGGAACTAACCTGCTTTTGTTTCTGGAAAGAAGACTCGACAATATGGTCTTCCGGATGGGATTTGCCAATTCGCGGACGGAAGCCCGGCAGCTTATCAGGCACAAGCATTTTCTTGTGGGCGGCAAGCCTGTCAATATTCCTTCCTATCTACTTGATGCGGGCGATGCGGTCGAGGTCTGCGAGAAAAGTCGCAAGGTGGAGAAGATTATTGAAGCGATGGAGACAGTTTCCCGCCGGGGAGTTCCCCAATGGCTGGATGTTGACAAAAAGAATTTCCGCGCTTCCGTCAAAATGCTTCCTACCCGTGAAGAGTTGACGATGCCTGTGAATGAACAGCTGGTGGTAGAACTTTACTCCAAGTAA
- the rpsC gene encoding 30S ribosomal protein S3, with product MGQKVNPIGLRLGGIKTWKSQWYAEKDFSRLLHEDLKVRKFLKEKLYAAGISKIEIERAASKVKVNIYAARPGIIIGKKGAEIEKLKKDVEAITANDVIINILEVRKPEADAQLVAESVAQQLERRIAFRRAMKKSVTTAMKFGAKGIRINCAGRLAGAEMARSEWYREGRVPLHTLRADIDCGFAEALTAYGKIGVKVLIFHGEVLPGRVENK from the coding sequence TTGGGGCAGAAGGTAAACCCAATTGGGCTGAGGCTGGGCGGAATTAAAACTTGGAAATCTCAGTGGTATGCGGAGAAGGACTTCTCACGACTGCTGCACGAAGATCTTAAGGTTCGCAAATTCCTTAAAGAAAAGCTATATGCTGCTGGAATCTCTAAAATAGAGATTGAAAGAGCGGCAAGCAAGGTTAAGGTAAACATATACGCTGCCCGTCCGGGGATCATTATTGGGAAAAAGGGCGCTGAAATAGAAAAACTTAAGAAGGATGTAGAGGCGATTACCGCCAATGACGTAATTATCAACATCCTGGAAGTGCGCAAGCCGGAAGCTGATGCTCAGCTTGTTGCCGAAAGTGTGGCACAGCAGCTCGAAAGAAGAATTGCCTTTCGCCGGGCGATGAAGAAATCCGTGACCACGGCGATGAAGTTCGGCGCCAAAGGGATACGCATAAATTGCGCGGGCCGCTTGGCCGGCGCGGAGATGGCCAGATCTGAATGGTATCGGGAGGGGCGGGTGCCGCTTCATACATTGAGAGCTGATATTGACTGCGGGTTTGCGGAGGCTCTCACTGCCTATGGCAAGATTGGCGTCAAGGTGCTGATTTTCCATGGCGAGGTGTTGCCGGGCAGGGTTGAAAACAAGTAA
- the rpsH gene encoding 30S ribosomal protein S8, producing the protein MGMTDPIADMLTRIRNANRVHFKSVDVINTKINLNVAKVLKKSGYITGYDVKTDPQKQEMLRIYLKYQDAKKLVLTDIQRISKPGRRVYVKSGKLAPVLNGYGISIVTTSQGVMTDKEARELNIGGELVCNVW; encoded by the coding sequence ATGGGGATGACCGACCCTATCGCGGATATGCTCACGAGAATAAGGAACGCCAACCGGGTTCATTTCAAGAGCGTAGATGTAATTAATACGAAAATAAACCTGAATGTGGCCAAGGTGTTGAAAAAAAGTGGCTACATAACCGGTTATGACGTTAAGACCGATCCGCAGAAGCAGGAGATGCTGCGGATTTATTTGAAGTATCAGGATGCTAAGAAATTGGTTTTAACGGACATCCAGCGGATAAGCAAACCAGGAAGAAGGGTGTACGTTAAAAGCGGGAAACTTGCCCCGGTGTTGAACGGATACGGGATATCCATCGTCACCACCTCGCAGGGCGTAATGACGGACAAGGAAGCCCGTGAATTGAACATCGGCGGCGAACTTGTCTGCAATGTCTGGTAA
- the rpmD gene encoding 50S ribosomal protein L30: MLKVTQVQSYIGRPEKQRKVLRGLGLGKMHKSVILQDTPEVRGMIKKIEHLVASVEVKGNE, encoded by the coding sequence ATGCTTAAGGTCACGCAGGTTCAAAGTTATATAGGCAGGCCGGAAAAGCAACGCAAGGTGTTGCGCGGCCTTGGGTTGGGCAAGATGCATAAAAGTGTTATTTTGCAAGATACTCCAGAAGTCCGAGGGATGATAAAGAAGATTGAGCATCTCGTCGCTTCCGTAGAAGTCAAGGGGAATGAATAA
- the rplO gene encoding 50S ribosomal protein L15, which translates to MNLATLTPPKGSRKNRKRVGRGNGNGHGGTSGKGAKGQNARSGHSVRPSFEGGQMPLSRRIPKRGFKNPMRKIIATVNIRQLKMFTQGSVVDAESLKALGLVAGAFDGIKVLGNGEIDYPLSVKVDMVSRGAKQKIEAAGGTIIEVA; encoded by the coding sequence ATGAATTTGGCTACGTTAACACCGCCGAAAGGTTCACGCAAAAACCGTAAAAGAGTGGGAAGAGGCAATGGCAATGGACACGGAGGAACATCCGGCAAAGGCGCCAAGGGTCAGAACGCCCGTTCGGGGCATAGTGTCCGCCCCAGTTTTGAGGGTGGGCAGATGCCTCTGTCCCGGAGAATCCCCAAGCGGGGTTTCAAGAACCCGATGCGCAAGATTATTGCGACGGTAAATATAAGGCAGTTGAAAATGTTCACCCAGGGCTCTGTGGTGGACGCCGAGTCGTTGAAGGCTTTAGGTCTCGTAGCTGGCGCTTTTGATGGAATAAAGGTTCTGGGTAATGGGGAAATAGATTATCCTCTTTCGGTTAAAGTTGATATGGTCAGTCGGGGCGCGAAGCAGAAGATCGAAGCCGCCGGCGGAACGATTATAGAGGTAGCCTGA
- a CDS encoding DNA-directed RNA polymerase subunit alpha — protein sequence MHKNWRSLIKPKRIEIDESTHTRYFAEFVCQPLERGFGTTLGNSLRRVLLSSIQGAAIVSVKFDGVFHEFSTIPGVKEDVTDIILNLKGVRLKLDNEGPRTIYLDVSTPGEIKAGDLKLDPTMEILNPEHHIATILGDYSLKAQMEVRTGKGYVPARKERESDQPEGTINIDAIYSPIKKVNYTVTYARVGQVADYDRLVLEVLTDGSVLPEDAVAYAAKILKEQIDLFINFPEEVDEEETLMVEQAQEIDNNELLTRSVEELELSVRSANCLKNAGINQIGELVQKTEAEMLKTKNFGRKSLNEIKEVLLEAGLSFGMRFEPASAKNESARDLDEEGV from the coding sequence ATGCATAAGAACTGGCGCAGTTTAATAAAGCCCAAAAGAATAGAAATAGACGAAAGCACTCATACAAGGTACTTTGCCGAGTTTGTTTGTCAGCCGCTGGAGCGCGGTTTCGGAACGACGCTGGGTAATTCCCTGCGCAGGGTGTTGTTGTCGTCCATCCAGGGAGCGGCAATTGTTTCCGTCAAATTTGACGGAGTTTTTCATGAATTTTCGACGATTCCGGGCGTAAAAGAAGATGTGACGGATATAATTCTCAACCTGAAGGGCGTCCGTCTGAAGCTTGACAATGAAGGCCCGAGAACAATCTATCTTGACGTTTCCACGCCGGGGGAGATCAAGGCCGGCGACCTGAAGCTTGACCCAACTATGGAAATACTCAATCCTGAGCACCACATTGCGACAATTTTGGGGGATTATTCCCTGAAGGCGCAGATGGAGGTCAGGACTGGCAAGGGTTATGTGCCTGCCCGCAAGGAGAGGGAAAGCGACCAGCCAGAGGGCACGATCAATATCGACGCCATCTATTCCCCAATAAAGAAGGTCAACTATACCGTAACTTACGCTCGAGTCGGACAGGTTGCGGATTATGATCGTCTGGTTTTGGAGGTTTTGACGGACGGAAGCGTATTGCCGGAGGATGCGGTTGCCTATGCTGCTAAGATCCTCAAGGAGCAGATTGATCTGTTCATCAATTTCCCCGAGGAAGTGGACGAAGAAGAAACCTTGATGGTCGAGCAAGCGCAAGAGATCGATAACAATGAATTGCTGACGCGCAGCGTGGAAGAGCTGGAGCTCTCGGTGCGATCGGCGAACTGTCTGAAAAACGCAGGGATCAACCAGATCGGCGAGCTTGTTCAGAAGACGGAAGCGGAAATGTTGAAAACCAAGAATTTTGGTCGCAAATCGCTCAATGAGATAAAAGAAGTCCTGCTGGAAGCGGGTCTGAGTTTTGGCATGAGATTTGAGCCGGCTTCTGCAAAAAATGAAAGCGCCAGAGACTTGGACGAAGAGGGCGTATAA
- the rpsK gene encoding 30S ribosomal protein S11 — MAKPVRKTGKKKEKKNIPEGIIHIQSTFNNTIVTIADLSGNVIAWSSSGMQGFKGSRKSTPFAAQMAAEDAVKKAKEHGLRSVQVYVKGPGSGRESALRALQTTGIRITTIRDVTPVPHNGCRPPKRRRV; from the coding sequence ATGGCAAAGCCGGTTAGAAAAACAGGTAAAAAGAAAGAAAAGAAGAATATTCCCGAGGGAATAATTCATATTCAGTCAACGTTTAACAATACGATTGTAACCATTGCCGATTTAAGCGGCAATGTGATCGCCTGGTCTTCATCAGGGATGCAGGGTTTTAAAGGTTCCCGGAAAAGCACCCCCTTTGCGGCGCAGATGGCGGCTGAGGATGCGGTGAAAAAGGCAAAGGAGCACGGACTCAGAAGCGTCCAGGTTTATGTGAAAGGTCCCGGTTCCGGACGGGAATCGGCGCTCCGGGCGTTGCAGACCACCGGAATCAGAATCACCACTATACGTGACGTGACTCCGGTGCCGCACAACGGTTGTCGTCCCCCGAAACGAAGAAGGGTTTAG
- the rplP gene encoding 50S ribosomal protein L16 — MLMPKRVKYRKIQRGRMSGTCTRGGYIAFGEYGLQATECGWLTAKQIEAARIAMTRHIKRGGKIWIRIFPHKSITKKPAETRMGKGKGAPEDWVAVIKPGVILYEIEGVEKEIAAEALLLAAHKLPISTKFLSRDISDED, encoded by the coding sequence ATGTTAATGCCTAAAAGGGTTAAATATAGAAAAATACAGCGGGGCCGAATGAGCGGCACGTGCACCCGGGGGGGCTATATCGCCTTTGGGGAGTATGGACTGCAGGCAACCGAGTGTGGGTGGCTAACGGCAAAACAGATCGAAGCGGCCCGTATTGCCATGACCAGGCACATCAAGCGCGGCGGAAAGATCTGGATACGGATTTTCCCCCATAAGTCGATTACGAAGAAGCCCGCTGAAACAAGAATGGGAAAAGGCAAGGGGGCGCCTGAAGATTGGGTGGCGGTTATTAAGCCGGGCGTTATTTTGTACGAGATAGAAGGTGTGGAAAAGGAAATTGCCGCGGAGGCTCTCTTGCTGGCGGCTCATAAGCTGCCAATAAGCACGAAATTTCTTTCGAGGGATATTTCCGATGAAGATTAA
- the rplN gene encoding 50S ribosomal protein L14, whose protein sequence is MIQMQTVLNVADNSGARKVTCIKVLGGSKRRYASLGDVIVVAVQEALPNSKVKKGDVMKAVVVRTVKEVRRPDGSYLKFDDNSAVLVSNQMEPVGTRIFGPVARELRAKQFMKIISLAPEVL, encoded by the coding sequence ATGATACAGATGCAGACGGTTCTAAACGTAGCCGATAATTCAGGCGCCCGGAAGGTTACATGCATTAAGGTTTTGGGGGGCTCCAAAAGGCGTTATGCGAGTCTGGGCGATGTCATCGTCGTTGCCGTGCAGGAGGCCCTGCCCAATTCCAAGGTGAAAAAGGGCGACGTAATGAAGGCAGTTGTGGTGCGTACGGTAAAAGAGGTGAGACGGCCGGATGGTTCATACCTGAAGTTCGATGACAATTCCGCGGTTCTCGTCTCTAATCAGATGGAGCCGGTGGGCACAAGAATATTTGGGCCAGTGGCGCGCGAGCTGCGGGCAAAGCAATTCATGAAGATTATTTCGCTGGCGCCTGAGGTGCTGTAG
- the rplQ gene encoding 50S ribosomal protein L17 encodes MGQGKFGSKLGRTTSHRKAMLRNMVTSLFKYEKIQTTNTKAQELKKVADKMVTLGKRGDLHARRQAASYVREREIVGKLFGELAERYKERLGGYTRIVHAGNRAGDNAPMSIIELMPGAVSEKPAAKKPAAKE; translated from the coding sequence ATGGGCCAGGGAAAATTCGGAAGTAAATTGGGCAGAACCACAAGCCATCGCAAGGCGATGTTGAGAAATATGGTAACGTCCCTGTTTAAATATGAGAAGATTCAAACCACCAACACCAAAGCGCAGGAGCTCAAAAAGGTAGCGGACAAGATGGTGACGCTGGGCAAACGGGGCGATTTGCATGCCCGTCGTCAGGCTGCCTCCTATGTTCGCGAACGCGAGATTGTGGGAAAGCTCTTTGGGGAGTTGGCGGAACGTTACAAGGAACGTCTGGGCGGCTATACCAGGATTGTTCATGCCGGAAACCGCGCCGGCGACAATGCCCCGATGTCGATAATTGAACTTATGCCCGGCGCTGTTAGCGAAAAGCCGGCCGCAAAAAAGCCGGCTGCAAAGGAATAG
- the infA gene encoding translation initiation factor IF-1 produces the protein MAKEESIEVEGKVVEPLPNAMFRVELENGHKVLAHISGKMRMHFIKILPGDKVTVQLSPYDLTRGRIVYRTK, from the coding sequence ATGGCAAAGGAAGAATCCATAGAGGTTGAAGGCAAGGTTGTCGAGCCTCTGCCCAATGCAATGTTCAGGGTGGAACTGGAAAATGGCCATAAGGTGCTTGCCCATATTTCCGGAAAGATGAGGATGCATTTTATAAAAATCCTCCCGGGGGATAAGGTTACGGTGCAGCTTTCCCCGTATGATCTGACGCGCGGCAGGATTGTTTACCGGACCAAGTGA
- the rpsQ gene encoding 30S ribosomal protein S17: MDKTIVVRVERLVKHPIFHKYVKRFVKYKAHDESNDCRKGDRVMIAESRPLSKEKRWRMVQIVEKAK, from the coding sequence ATGGACAAGACCATTGTTGTCCGTGTGGAAAGACTGGTCAAGCACCCCATATTCCATAAGTATGTGAAGCGATTTGTGAAATATAAGGCTCATGATGAGAGCAACGATTGTCGCAAGGGCGACAGGGTGATGATTGCCGAGTCACGCCCCTTGAGCAAAGAGAAGCGGTGGCGGATGGTGCAGATCGTTGAGAAAGCCAAGTAG
- the secY gene encoding preprotein translocase subunit SecY, with product MLEGLGNISKVPELSKRILFTFLLLAVYRIGAHVPTPGIDTAALAAFFEQAKGSLLGLFDMFAGGALSNLSVFALGIMPYISASIILQLLTVAIPYLEKLSKEGESGRRKITQYTRYGTVLLSLIQGFGIAIGLENMAGPTGASIVIDTGWSFRLMTVITLTAGTAFIMWLGEQITEKGIGNGISLIIFAGIVCRGPEAIINTFRLLASGEMGIFFIIILIAMMLLIVGVIVFVESGQRRIPVQYAKRVVGRKMYGGQSTHLPLKVNTAGVIPPIFASSIIMFPATIANFIPHPWMKAVAGAMIPGRFFYETLYVAFIFFFSYFYTAVTFNPVDMADNMKKYGGYVPGIRPGKKTSDYIDEVMTKLTFWGAFYVSIICVIPSILISYFNVPFYFGGTALLIVVGVALDTAGQIETHLLTRQYEGFMKKGHIARRR from the coding sequence TTGTTAGAGGGTTTAGGAAATATTTCTAAGGTCCCGGAGCTTTCCAAAAGGATTCTGTTCACTTTTCTTTTGCTGGCTGTTTACCGGATAGGGGCGCATGTGCCGACCCCCGGCATCGACACGGCGGCGCTTGCTGCATTTTTCGAACAGGCCAAAGGCTCCCTGCTGGGGCTGTTTGATATGTTCGCAGGCGGGGCGCTGAGCAATCTTTCCGTATTTGCCCTCGGAATAATGCCTTATATCAGCGCGTCGATCATTCTGCAGTTGCTGACCGTGGCGATTCCCTATCTGGAAAAGCTCTCCAAAGAGGGCGAGTCCGGGCGCAGGAAAATCACCCAGTACACGCGGTACGGCACAGTGCTGCTGAGCCTGATCCAGGGTTTTGGCATTGCCATAGGTCTGGAAAACATGGCCGGACCCACCGGCGCCTCGATAGTTATAGACACGGGCTGGAGTTTCCGCCTGATGACGGTGATCACGCTCACGGCCGGAACGGCCTTCATCATGTGGCTGGGCGAACAGATAACCGAAAAGGGGATCGGGAACGGCATCTCGCTTATCATCTTTGCCGGCATTGTCTGCCGCGGGCCGGAGGCTATTATCAACACCTTCCGACTGCTTGCTTCGGGGGAGATGGGCATATTTTTCATTATTATTTTGATAGCGATGATGCTGCTGATTGTCGGGGTAATAGTTTTCGTGGAAAGTGGACAGCGCCGGATTCCGGTGCAGTATGCAAAGCGCGTTGTCGGACGGAAGATGTATGGAGGGCAATCTACCCACCTGCCCCTGAAGGTCAACACCGCCGGGGTTATTCCTCCGATCTTTGCATCCTCGATCATTATGTTTCCCGCGACGATTGCGAATTTCATTCCCCATCCCTGGATGAAGGCGGTTGCCGGGGCGATGATTCCGGGAAGATTCTTTTATGAAACGCTGTATGTCGCTTTCATCTTTTTCTTCAGTTATTTTTATACAGCGGTTACCTTTAACCCTGTGGATATGGCCGACAACATGAAAAAATATGGCGGTTACGTTCCGGGGATAAGACCGGGGAAAAAGACGTCCGATTACATTGACGAGGTAATGACCAAGCTGACCTTCTGGGGCGCGTTCTACGTATCGATCATCTGCGTCATCCCCAGTATTTTAATCAGCTACTTCAATGTCCCCTTTTATTTCGGAGGGACTGCGCTCTTGATAGTTGTGGGCGTCGCCCTGGATACTGCCGGTCAGATCGAGACCCATCTGCTGACGCGGCAGTATGAGGGATTTATGAAAAAGGGGCACATAGCCAGAAGAAGATAG
- the rplR gene encoding 50S ribosomal protein L18, which translates to MANRKIEKVRDKRKLRVRKKVAGSQARPRLCVFRSASHIYVQAIDDVSGRTIAAASSLAKELSGDGKNLKKTEMAKSVGMLVAKRLQEIGVADVVFDRGRFLYHGRVKSLADGAREAGLNF; encoded by the coding sequence TTGGCTAACAGGAAAATAGAAAAAGTCAGGGACAAGAGGAAATTAAGGGTCAGAAAAAAGGTCGCGGGGAGTCAAGCAAGACCGCGTCTTTGCGTATTCAGGTCTGCCTCTCACATATACGTTCAGGCGATAGATGACGTATCCGGCAGGACAATTGCTGCGGCTTCATCCCTTGCCAAAGAGTTAAGCGGCGATGGGAAAAACCTCAAGAAAACAGAGATGGCCAAATCTGTGGGGATGCTGGTGGCCAAGAGGTTGCAGGAAATCGGAGTTGCCGATGTAGTTTTTGATAGGGGTCGTTTCCTCTATCATGGCAGGGTCAAATCCCTGGCGGATGGAGCAAGGGAAGCTGGACTGAATTTTTAA
- the rpmJ gene encoding 50S ribosomal protein L36 codes for MKVRSSVKKICDKCKIVKRKGVLRVICENPKHKQRQG; via the coding sequence GTGAAGGTAAGATCGTCCGTAAAGAAAATTTGTGATAAATGCAAGATTGTGAAGCGAAAGGGCGTTTTGCGTGTGATTTGCGAAAATCCCAAGCACAAGCAGCGTCAGGGATAG
- a CDS encoding type Z 30S ribosomal protein S14, translated as MAKKSLIVKAKSENKFSVRDYNRCPVCGRPRAYYRKFDMCRICLRKMALNGEIPGVIKSSW; from the coding sequence GTGGCAAAGAAATCCTTAATTGTGAAAGCCAAGAGTGAAAACAAATTTTCGGTCCGAGACTATAACAGATGTCCGGTATGCGGCAGGCCTAGGGCATATTACCGTAAATTTGACATGTGTCGCATCTGTTTGCGCAAGATGGCGCTTAACGGCGAAATCCCGGGCGTAATTAAATCAAGCTGGTAG
- the rpmC gene encoding 50S ribosomal protein L29 yields MKIKDIRDLSSDELKQKNSELTEEFFNLRMRHTSGQLESPALLGHVRRDIARVKTVLAEKEAK; encoded by the coding sequence ATGAAGATTAAGGACATAAGGGATCTTAGCTCTGATGAGTTAAAACAGAAGAACAGCGAGCTGACCGAGGAGTTTTTTAATTTGCGCATGCGTCATACCTCAGGGCAATTAGAATCGCCGGCCTTGCTTGGCCATGTCCGCAGGGACATTGCCCGCGTCAAAACGGTGCTGGCCGAAAAGGAGGCAAAGTAG
- the rplX gene encoding 50S ribosomal protein L24, with protein sequence MQIKRLKKGDTVKVISGKEKGKTGKIQSVIVDKERVVIEKINLIKKHQKPDAKGKGGIVEKEGPLHISNVMYLCSKCGVGVRVRYKFLDDGKKVRVCAKCQEILEA encoded by the coding sequence ATGCAGATAAAGAGGCTCAAAAAAGGGGACACGGTGAAGGTGATCTCCGGCAAGGAAAAAGGGAAAACGGGGAAGATCCAGAGTGTCATTGTGGATAAGGAACGAGTTGTTATCGAGAAGATTAATTTGATCAAAAAGCATCAGAAGCCTGATGCCAAAGGCAAGGGCGGCATCGTGGAAAAAGAGGGGCCGCTGCACATCTCTAATGTTATGTATCTTTGCAGTAAATGCGGCGTTGGTGTCAGGGTTAGATATAAATTTCTTGACGATGGGAAAAAGGTGCGCGTCTGCGCCAAGTGCCAAGAGATACTTGAAGCATAG